A window of Gallus gallus isolate bGalGal1 chromosome 3, bGalGal1.mat.broiler.GRCg7b, whole genome shotgun sequence genomic DNA:
CAGACAGGTGTGAGCCTCCTACAAAGAGTGTGTGGGCAAAGCCTTGGAGCTACAAAACCACACTGTGACAGATGAACTTCATTTGCTCAAGCAGATTCTATTCCCAGCTCACACACAAAATATAACTTACTTTATCTTCAGAGCACGAAACTAGTTATTAACCAGCAGTGCAACAAAGGCCAATCTGACATCTCAATTATCAAAAGATTTAAATCAGATACAGATTACTTCAATCACAGTGCACTTCATGGAACATCATTACAATCTATGGAGCAGACCAACAACTCTGTTTCTTGCTAGCATTTCACATGCTTTGTGCTTTATGCGCTCATTGCCATTTGCCATTTCACTGTCTATTGCAAAGGGGAAACACACATTAATTCTTAATAAAGTAACAAGCACCACTACTGTATGTGAGGGATGAACTGCATTCAAATCTTAAGCGTCCAACAGAATGGCTACTTAAATCTTCAGAAAAGCAATACTtttcaaaaataagcaaaggGAATTTATTACTTCCTGAAAAGAGGCATGGggcagacaaaagaaaactggTTTCAGGGAAGAAATTAAGTACCTGATAATAATATCTGAGAACCCAGCAAAGCCCTTCAACATAGGACTGTACAACTTTACGACGGAATTTCTCATCAGATGCATCAACATCAAACTTGTTTTTATAGTAGCGTTGCTTCCAACCAGATTCCCATAACCTGCATAATAAACAGATGTCAATACACGTTAACATTGTATTCCTGTTTacatttctgcattaaaattCAAAGCAAGTAACTTGCTACTTCCATCCCACTTTTCTACATCAGGAGTCCTCTTCTACTAAAAAACAACCCAATTGTTActttattaataataatcaaTTGGTTTCCTATTGCTGTTGAGACAAGCTGTGGTTACCAGCAGAATTGTCTGAAACTCTGGAAGCCAGCACTTGCTGGCTTACATTACGAGTTCCCTTTCATACAAGGATTTCCAACCTTTTGTGCCAGGCAGGGATATCAAGTCAAAAACACAACCACAGACACCATTTATCCTTGCTTCACGTAGCTCCCCCTTATGTCTGCctagggatggggcagggaAAACAGCCACCTGCTCAACTCGACAGATGTGCATCTGAATCCCTCAGTTCCAATGCAATATTATTGTTATAAAGGTTGCAACCTGTTTAAATTCCATACAGGATCTAAAGCACATAGGTAACCTGTGAGGTCAACTCAAGCTTAAAAGTCAAGCTCACATTGGAACAGATGTGCTACATAAAGCCTTTGAGATAGAGCAAAGGTTACTTAAAACTGATacacaacacaaaaacaaaattaatccaAAACCTTGCTTTGAACTAGTTGACTTGTAGATGGATATTATTTATACTTGACCTGAGCTCAACCATGATTCAAACTGCTGAGGAGGTGGAAAAACAAGGAATGTTTTTGTGATCATAAGGCAGCTAGTTGGGTGAGCAAGGACTAGAGCCACCTGCACTCATGCCTGAACAGCCAAGAGCACCTGCAGTCTCAGCAGCTGACTCCGCGTTCACCCACAGCTGGACACTTAGGCAACTTTCAAAACCCTTTCAATAAGGCAACAACCACCAAGAAGTTTGCTAGCAGCCTAGAACTACTGAACCCAGCTTTGTAGTCATTCTATatacaaaatgtatttctgtaaaCAACTTTAGCATCCAGTCCATTTATGTGTTTTTACTAGTAAGCTGgaaattattctgttttaaattgATTTCCACTCCCATCTAAATACAGCTCAATACAAATGACACTTAAAAAACATCTAAAATAAAGTTGTTCATTTCCTAACACAATGAAAAGCATCAAAGTATTTTTCACTCAAAAGGATCTGAATAAGTATTCCAAGCTATGGAAGAGCTTAAATAATTGCAGACAAATGCAGTATATCCACTTGCTTGATAGCAGCACCTTTGTCAAAACTACTGACACTTGTGACTCCCTCAAGCTACTTGCTttaggaaaaacacaaaaaccactGCTAAAAAGCTTCTCTTAGCATCTCTGCTGAACTTCAAAGGGAAGCCAATAGTAACACTTATTCTGACATCAAATTGATGTTTTCCTTgatcaatttaaaaaaagccacaacataaaaaacaaattcCTTCAGATCAGCATAcaaaaatagttaaaatgaGAGCTAGTGCACCCTCCTGGCAAACTGAATTGGCAAGACATAGCACATGTCCTAACAACACTACTGGACACTAGTGATCAATACTTCACAATGAAGTAATCCTCCTTGCTTTCCCATGTCCACACAAGTCTCCTgactacagaaaacagaaacccaTTGGCTGCATTTATAAAAAGAGACTTTAAGAAAAATTATAAGGTCTTCACCCTTGAGTTAAAGAGTAATGGCTTGATTTGAACCTCTAATAAATTCAAACTCACTGGTAATTCACTGTCATTTAATTCTTATCAAATTCCTACCCTTTAATCACCCGGGGAACAACATTTAAAAGAACCTCATTGTGGCCAAAGACAGGCTTGCTACCAATCAAAGATGGAGGAAAACATGACAGACAAAACAAGTAATGCTGCACATGCAAGTGTAACTGAATGTTATGGGTTAAATAGCTCAAAAATTCAACTGCAGAGCAGTGGCATTCAGCTCACATAATCAAAGCCGAACAGTGGATGTCTAGCCAATCTAGTGCGTGGTCTCACAGGGAGTAGTGGCTTGCAGGATGAAAACCTGCACGCATACTAATCTAGATACTTAGATTTAACAGCTATAGCTTACACATCTCACTGGAATTTACTGAATATTCTAACCCTCCACATTAATTACCGGTGGATAAAAAGATCATAGGAAAGCATCTGAAGGCACTGCTGCGCTAAGCTAGATGCAATCTAATTAATGCCATTTATTTCAGCAATTTGCTAACAAAGTGCTACATAAAATGGCTTCACCTGATATTATCCTCTGGCTCAGGTTCACTGTCACTGTCTTCAGATTTTCGCTTAATTCCtcgtgctggggatggggagccATCAGAATTGAGACTGGTATTTGGAGACGACATTGTCTAGGGTCATAATTATTACAGATGAATAGAGGGGAAGATTTATTAGACATTTTGAATTCAAGTTAAAAGTAACAGTTATGTGATAAAGCAAAATCACACTCATTCTGATCTCCAGAAACTCAAGGCAAAAGTTACACAGTCCTTAAAGTATTAAgtcaggcagaaaaagaaaagaactccAAGGGCACTGATTCACACAGCCAAAAATTTCATTGTATTTGAGAATGAAAAAGATGCAATGAACAAGATAGTTTAAAATGATAAGACATGCCATTTTGATGTATTCCAACTCTGGAATACAACTGTTGTCTTTAGTCCTACAGACTATGTTATGACTTCATTTTATATTGACAGTGAAAAATGAGTATGCAGAGCACAATACAAATGCTGCTTGTAATACAAAACCAGCAGAGATACTGTTTCCTCACTGCTGATCCCTTCcaaatgcatgtatttttaatattacagtCTAAAAAAAGATCTCCCATTTTCACCTCTACAAAGAGAAGACAAATaattgcaataaaataaaaatagcccTTATAAATGAAAGCTCAGCAAGTACAGAGACTCCATAAAATAACTGATTTGCTTAACCCATGTGCAGAAGTTTCAAGATTAAAATGGAAGGCTAGCAAAAACTATACTTAAATAAAGCAAACTGGTTTTCTTCTGAATCTGAATAAATACAAACTTAATGATGAGAAGAATCTTCACTCAAAAATACATTCagtgttttaatgaaaatttatgAACAGATGGAAAGTTTGTCATAGTTACTATTTCGAGTAACGACTGAGACTGCTTACAGCACACTGAACTTATTTCcaatttttcattactttgtaATACCTTTCATAAAATTTGATCTGTTTCACCTCTTCCCAGGGAGGATCGATGCTTGAGAATGTTAAAAGCAGCTCTCCAAACAGATCTAAAACAATCATtactttccaaaacaaaaccacacatgCTCTTTAACAATAATCTGTGTTCCAGATCACTTTTAAAGACTACCATTTTTGCCGAACACTTTTGCTAGAAAAGCAACTGAGAATTTAACTAGAGATTGTGAGAACTTACTGACATATAACAGACATGTACAGCTTGGGGAAAAGTGGTGGGGAATGGTGCCATTGTGTATACCTGCTTAATGGcaatttgcattatttttcatatacaCAGCCCTATTCATATCCTGTTTGGAACAATTTTATAtctacacagacacacacacacgtgcacaccGATCAGTGAAAGAAATTAACAAAATGCACAGGCTCTATGTATTTCATACACATTCTCTCAAGCATGGGAATATGGAGCTAAGGAACAGTTTCAGCACAACCAAGCTATGCCCCAACTCCCaggttttttcccccagttttcAGCAGTACCAAGAGACAAGAAGTCcccacagaaaaataacaaccaaACAGGTCTACAGGACACAATTATTGCCCCTTCTATTTGTAAATACCTTTAAACATCTACTTACGGAGTTCTGTCTgtcatgcattctcatttcaaaggCAGTTTGTCTGGGGTTACTGATTGCCTGAGGACTGGAGCGATTTCCCAGAGCTTGAGGGGAAAACTGCCCACCAGGAATAAAGGAAGGATGATCTCTCTAGAAAGTAAATATGTACAGGtatgctgaaaaagaaatgtgctgATGCTCTCACAATTTTCAAATTAGCATGCTAAATAGAACATAGTTACACAGGTTCACAGTTACCCACTCAGTTCAGCTTAAATTAGTTACGTTTAACGACCTTAATTAAACAAGACTTTAAAGAATTCAGTTTATATAGACTAGAAAGGGCAGACACGTTCCAACAACAGTTAATGCTTCTCTAACTCATTTATGAAACATTTGACAGCAGTGACTTGCTTGTACACAGAATCGTGTAATAACTACACTTTGGGGTATGTCTTTTTGTGTTTGATAGAAACATGTCTTTGCTGAAACAGATCAATTTAATGCAAATTAGTGTCTGTATTTAAACCTAAAGTCAAACCCCATCTCCCTAAGCAACACAACTGCTGAGAAGACTTCTGTCAACCCACAGGAAAGTAATTCTTGTACTGTGATCATCAAGAATCACTACAGCACATTCAAAGGACATACAGGTATCATCTATAACATTCAACTCTCCTTTTCAAGAAGTCTTTAACATGTAATTCCTCCAATCAAAGCCCCAGTTTACAAAAAGCCATggaaaaaaacctaaaataaGTTATACACAGCCCAGAAAATGCCATGATTACAACTACAGCCTCAACTAACACATTCAGTGAAAGCTATAGCACATACTTTAATACTTGCTACTTTTTGCAttgtgaaagaaatgaatttaccttcattcttttctttttttctttttgtcgTCTTTTAAAGTTATCCTAGGTAAagaataaagaggaaaatgtcaTAGAGATTTCTTGTAAACACATTTTGTTATAATCCTCAACCAAAAGACTGTAAGGTTTTTGAGTAATGCTCTGAATAAGAGACCCAGATCAGTTCTTGTATCTGTAAATCCAATGCAAGTTGGCTAGAAACCTCTACCTTACCCTGAAAGCCAATAGAAAAGAGTTGCTACTTATTCAAAGGCCCCTAATTTTGATTATGACTTAAATCACCTAATAAGCTTGGCAATAGTTTCAGTTCAAGATGACAGTGTCAAAGGACTAAGTAATAACACACCTAAGCTCCTTGACTGGTGTGGAACATCTGCCAAAAGGCCAAGAGAGACAAAATCCTAGAAAAGGATAGGGCACAAGGAAAGATCTTTTGGCCCAGGATACTGAGGGCTTGCACATCAAATTAGTATTTCTAGTTCAAGAGGAGCATAGGctgaagcaattaaaaatcaaacatttgGGCAGCACTGGCAGAGCACTTTTTGACTGAACAGTAAATACAGTTTTCCTCCTTCATTCACACATGTTTTATCCCCCATCCTCAATGATGAAACTGCAGCCTGTCTGCCAAAAATTGCATGAACAGACTGCAGAGATAGACCAAAAGAACAACAATTCCTGGACAAATTTCAAATTGCAGGAGGTGCTGAAAGGCAAGAATGCACTTTGAACTCGTATTTAATATGCCATCCCTGTACAGAAAAACAATCCCTGTTTAGTTTTCACAGTAGCTACTCAAAAAGTGGCAGAACTCGCCTacagttcttgttttgttgctaCTTGAGATAGCAACCAGAACAAAATGCCCTGCACTCCAGGAAAAGCAAATCAACTGGAAGCACTTGACTAATTTTCAAATATGGAAGAAGCCACTAGAGACATTAACAAAATACaaaggttttggttttttttcatattctattAAGGAGTGTCACAGTAACACaagtgatgaaaacaaaactgcaagAATATAACATGGAAATTACATCATCGTCTTTTCGCTTTTTGAAAATACTATCTTCAACTTCTCCAACAGCCAACATGATCATCTGGACTCGCTGCAGGTTGACAAAACCACTTTCTGTGAGATAGCCctgtaaaatacaaaatcatGTGGTTGAAAAGCAAATCTATTTTGGTAGCAAACAacagaatgctttaaaaaaaaaaagaacaacaaaatattaCCCCAGTTTTGTGCACCACGTTTTTATATATGTTAACCAAGCGATCAATTGCTCCCTCcctgaaaagcaaacacagaagcaTGAGACTTGTCATTTAAAGCTACAGCAGGTATACTTGAAGGAAAGTATATTCCCATGTACCTGATCTCCAGAGATGGCAGATGAGGAAGAAAGTCATTgccaacaaagaagcacataaAGACCCAGTCATCAACACTTCTTTCAAAATCAAAAGTGAAAGGCAAACTGGCCATAGTGAGTTCTCTTTCTAAATACTGCAACACAGGCAAAAGACACCAAGAACCTTTGTCAATAAAGCTTAACAACATTATTCATATATAGGGGATTTACTAACTGCTTCAACATACCTCTCGCAAAACACATAAGCGAATGAAGATAAATTCTTGTTCAGAGGCAGGAAGACTGTCTGCAAACTGATCATgctaaaataaaaggaaataactgAATTACATCCAACCTCACTTTAAAGTTTATCCTGATCAATTTTCAAGCATACTTGGAAACGAGCTAAGAGATACGCAAGCATTGGTTCTCAAGTTCTTATGCCAAGCATGCATCTTACTACTTTGTGTGTCTTAAGTTACTGATTATCCTGCCTTGccagtgggaaaaagaaagaaaactaataaGTGAGAAAGTTAGATTCTGCATAGTATTTATATGCTACAGAAGTATCATTTTATTAATATGAAAGGAAAGCCAGGCAATTCCAGTAGCATAATGTGTATTACACTTCAGACAAAATTGACAGCAAGAATAACGTGAGGATATCATTAAGACACAAATTAGTTCACACTGAGAAGAATTTGTAGAAATATCAGAATTCTTACCTTGCCCTGTTTTTCTCTAGGCAAACCTTGACAATCCTTAACCTCGTGACCCATCTGGTTACAAAGAGCACACGGCTTGGGTTTATTTGGTTTAAACTCTTCCCTAATTATGGTGAAATGTGGTTCATGTGTGGCTAATCCAAGCATTATTAGATCAGCTACcaatcaaaagagaaaaataaaatataatgaaagacgaacattaagcattttcttaaataaattaaaaaaaaaaaccaacaaaccaacaactAGAAAGCCATGTTCATTCTGCTTTAAACAAGCGTGACTGCAACTACGGGCTTACCCACAAACTACCCAGATAGTACAACTAAGTGAAAGTCAGCCCTTTGGCCATAGACAGTGGCTGTCAAAGACTAACAGATACATTGGATTATTTATACAAATGCAAACCAAATTCTTAGCACTACAGCTCAACACAATCGAAAAACAGCACAAGAAAGTGTAATGTGAGATACACTGTCAGCAAAGAACTCACCATCAGCCCCACACAGACAATGATGAGTGTTCGGGTCATGGTTTGGTTGAGCTATATCAAAGAAAATTACACAGCTTTGGGTCAATAAACGTAAAACTGGTTAGAAATAAGTGTCATACTGCAGCCTGTTACAAGTATACCTCTTTGTCTTCTAATGTAGTCCATGATTTTATGTTCACCTTCACCAGGAGCACTAGCATCAGACAAGATTACCTGTAAAGATTTACAGATTAGGTAATCAATTTATGCTGCcacccttaaaaaaaaacaaaaaaaatccaccagcAGTAGGCAGTTCAAGTATTCTTAAGTCAGGATTTCATATACCGAATCTAATTTGTAGTGTCAACTATCATATTATGACTCAACAATTATTTAAGAGTTTGGGTCCTCTGAGCAGaccttattttttcctctaatttcAGGATGAAGCTGACATATTGATTCAAATACCACTGAAATCATCATATCATTAGCTTCCTGATAAATTATATGGACAATTGATGAAACACAGGGTTGTCAAAAACAGAATTTGATGGGGGTGGAGTGCTTGAGTGTTTGCGTAACAGTATAAGAGAATCTCAAAGTCAAGAAAGGCATGAAAGCTGCTATGAATAATTTTTATTGACTGACATCTACTGTACATAATTcaaacaataggaaaaaaatgcagtctgaGACAATAAACAAGTTAAAAATAGAGTTGAAGAATACATGTACAACGGATCGTGACATGTTTCCCTAAGATAATAAAGTATTCCTAAAACCCTGTCTCCTATTACATCAAATTGTGGCTTTCAATATCAGATCTTTTCACggcttttaaatgaaatcaacACAAATGGTGCTTTTAGATTGAGTTATTAGGATGAAATACACCTCCAAAGTCCAGCAGAAGGTGAAAGTTGGTCCATTATTAATAACTGTGTGAGGAGACAAATCCGTTGAATTCACACTCTTCAGTCATATCCCAACCTAACCTCAAAGACCACCTTAATTTTCCTCAAGTACCAAACTGTGAAACTTACTGTCAAATTTTTCCACCCTGGGTCACTGTTCAAACGGTCAGCAATGTAATAGCGGAGACATTTTGCAAGATTGTCCATAAACTCAGTTCCCTAAAAagggacagaagaaaataaactaagCCATCATACAGATACTGACAATTGCTGGTTAAGGGCAAGATCACTTACTGGGGTAATACAGTTGCTGTCAAATCTTTCCTTCACTTCTTCTGGAGGAAGAATGCCACCTAGAGCAATAAAGACATTTAACAGAAGTAAATCAATACggaacattaaaaatatttttggatgaCAAACACCCTGATGGCTACCCTGATAGTAATTAAGATTTACTAAAAGATTACTttgtttcaaaaacaaaacaggtctTACCATTACATTACTTTCATCTTAAAATTAGGTATGGGTACTCttacaaacatttttgttgcttcACAGCAGTGATTTCACTACCTGTTTGCCAAAAACTAGAAGTAGTCTTCTAGTTTTAGCAAGAAAGCTTGCTAAATGAGATAAAACATTAGGAAATAGTTTTCTTGTACATTCTCCCCTATGTTTCCACTACTTATTCACTTGAGCTCCCAAACAAGGTTACATTAACTTCTTATTTCTGAACTTCATAAAAGTCTTTACAGTCTAGaaatgcaacaggaaaaaaagtgtgctCTGTCTTTTTAACCTCTAAGGAGACTACACTTCCACTTGAAAGGCCAGATTACTTCTTCCTACACAGTCACCTGAATTAATTCCTCCAGCACACTTAGCATCCTTCAGctacaaacactgctttcactCAAGTCATATTACTGTCACTTTCAAACTGCACTGATGTTGCTCCGTTCCTGAGTTTAAAGTTTCCAATCTAAGTACCTACCCTTGCTTGCAGTATATTCCTTATTCCTGTGCAGCAACACCTTCACACGATCTCCACTGCTAAGCCTCAACTAACTTTTTGTTAGGACCCAGAAACATTCACTCCTTTCTGTAAGAGTAGTGGGAGGCTAAGCAAAACTATGTTTATCCCTGTTCTTCTGTTCACTTTCTTCCTGAAGGAATTAAAAGAACACAAATCCATTTCAGGCAGGAAGACAGAAAACGAAAGTGACATTTTGCCTTGGATCTTAactttggggagaaaaaaaaaaaagattcactACACCCTCCCTCTCTGTAATGCACAGAGGTATTTTGAGAGCACAACGTCCCTTTTCTAACCCTTACTGAAACactaaaaacaaaaggcaactctcacttgaaaaaacaaaatcaggtATGGCCACAGCTTTACCTTTTGCCAGAATTTCTTGTCTaattttttgcttctcttcagcAGCTTCCATGCCCTCTTTTGATGCTCTGAATCTTCTTGACCGCTGCTGATTCATTTTTGCACGTGGAGCCTAAAGCAGGTATCATAATGCATGGGTCAGTTACTACATCTATACAGTTATTTTCCATCTGCTGGTTGTTTCTGGTTCTCAAGACAAGCCTTTTGAAACTGGCCAATTTGTGAATATACAACCATTTAACACAAGGTATCTCCATAGCCAAACCTGGGATTCTGTTTACCCTGGCAGCACAGAGTTGGGCAAATTTCTGACTAGGTTTCTTAAGCCTCTCAGCAaaggcagcccagcagcatgTGCAACTGTACCCTCATCTCAGAAACACACAATGCTCAAGGATTTAAAGATTCCCTGAGAAATTAAATTAAGCTTACAGGGCCACATACCCAAGAAGCATTATTTATTACATATCCTTTCTCCAAAAAGCAACTCCTAACACTGTATCCATAGCTCTTTGTACTTTAAAAAGAGCAGGCAGTACTTACTTACTAGTTAGGACAGGTATTTGGGATTTTTAAAAGGCTACATCAACGTTTAGCTTGGATTACTTttacatacacaaacacattaGGAATTCCTGCCTTCGTGTATCCTTAAGTAGAAAAGTTTTAACTTGAATTCATCTTACCTTGGAGAAGCTGAAAAGCCTAGAAAAACAGCCAAAGCCTAGCAGGCCTACCAGGGGCCTGCCAGGCTATTTCAGTATGCCTCAGCGAGACTACACAATGTGGATACAAATATGTTCAGTCAAGTGAAGGTTTTAATGAAGTGTGGTATCTTTCATTAGACTAACTGATGTACCAGCAGGATGGGGATAAGGAACAGAGGAAGACAGGCTCCAGTGTCTGCTTAAAGCTAGACTGTGAAACATTTCAAGGCATAATCAAGTCACAGCTCACTTTAAGTGTACCTACTTAAATGGCTTTCTGGTCTTTCCCAGTCCTCTGCATAGATCATTACTGAAGTCGCAGAATAGAAGAACATGTGAAATAACTTCAGAGCTTTACTGTCTTATGGAAGTTTCCTGCTTTGCAAAAGCAAAGTTCGGATTGCAATAGACTACATCAGCCAGCTGATGAAACCCTGTGGACTAAATTCTTTAATAGTTTCGAATACAGTGAATTTAATTAACTACATATTTAACCTGTaagtttttcattttggaaaactATTCTCCAACAGATCTTATGAGTGTGGAGAGCATCAAATCTAGTTTCAGAAACAGGCATTACAAGGAATTAAATTCAGTCAATACTTACTACTCCATCTATAGCCATGTAGAGAAGTCGCCTTGGTCTTACAATGTTGAAGATCCTGTCAATGTACTCAAAAATTGCAACCATCATTTCATCTTCGTTTTTAGGTGCTGGCCTACAATGTAGAACATTAAATTTAACATTGAAGATGCTATGAACTGCTCATAtgctatgaaaatgaaatgctatgAAAATGCTATGAAATGCTCATAAAGGAAATTGCCTTACTTGTCTTCTGGATGTGTACAAGGGTGAATGATACCATTCATATCCAAGTACAGATTATCAAACTCCACCTCATTAGGGTTTGGTTTGCTTGTATCAACCGAAGCCTTGACGCCATTGCATTCTTTGGCCTGCAAAAGCAGTTGGAACAATTACTCCAGTACTCAATCATGCAAGTAGAACAATTAATCTACAGAGTAGAACACAGAGTAGAACAATTAATCTACAGAGATTAATctatcattaaggttggaagagatcacTGAGACCATCCAGCCGGAGCATCAACCCAAcaccaccatgcctgctaagccatgtccctcagtgcaagATAATCACTTCAAAGGCAGTAGAAAAAGACAGCAACTAACTACCCAAAAGAGAATTACCTGGAATTTCATGCTTACACTACtaacactgctttgttttaagtCCTTTATAAAACTAACATTACCTGAAGGTATTACGATGACTTAAAGCAGATCCAGTATAACACGTGCTgttatatgttttatatatgtCAGCATGTGTTATATATTTTGTTCCAAGGAACTTCCCCACTGTGTATTTTCCAGAAAAACTACCCTTCTTACTGCCCGGCCCATACAGGTTCCCTCAAAACGCAAGGAAGGAGACTCAAAGTGTATGATATGACGTGACAATTCAGACCTGACAAGCAATGTCTAAAATCTCTTtgctttaaatgcttttttttaaaaaacaactttcaaGATTGGAACATTCCCATTCCTCTCTGCAATCCACTATTTAAGCCCCACAGATAACCtacaggaaaaggaagcagcagaagcCATTTACCTATGGCTGATCACATATTGGAGAAGAGTAGGTGATGTGACAAGCTTCCCAACAGTAAAGTATTTTGCTCATGAGGATGAAGCAACTTACAAGATATAACTAGAACACTTCCTTTATCCATATTCCACTCTACAGAGGAAAGAGATCCTTTCATATCCCACCAGACAAAGACTGCCATTTGGAGCATATATTACTTCTCTTGGTTACTACCAAATGCACCATAGTGCTCACAGCCCTGAACTTCTCAGCTTCTGACTCTGAGTTTAACTGCGGATGCACTCGGCACACTAAATAAATCCCAGGCCCTACTTTCCACTTGTGAAACAACCAGACTTTTAACTCCAACAACTGTCTTCCTTTAGGTCAATATCTCACCAGACATGAAGCTCAGGTCACAGTGTAGATGGTAAACTCAGTGCTGAATTATAATCACTCTACACACTTCTAATCACTAATGTTCAATCATGCTGAAGAGCTCTGAGAACGCTTACAGCAAGCTAAAACACATGGTAAACCCAGAtgcatggagaaaataaatgtcagtgaACAACCAGGAAGCAAGTTAAATACCAGTAACACCCATGCTAGAAGAGACACCCTTTGACCAAGAGGAAGTCCAATTCAATTTAAAGACTTGATGACTGGAAGGAGTTATAACGTATCACAGAGTTGCAATGAGGAGCACAGCTTGGCAAGGAAAGTGATGCTACTCCATCCAGGCTGTGATCAGAGGATTCAAGGAGGCAGCAGGAAAAGCGTTCCCTTACTGTTCTTCCCACCCAAGTGAAATTTGTCAGGTGCTGACCAACATGCACCCAGCACCTCCTCTGTGCTTACACAgcccctgcagctgcaggagcatgGGATGTTTTCAGTAGCTTACTGTgaatgaattcctccatatcGGCACACTAATCTCCcctatttctttaaaacactgGAATTCTGCCAAC
This region includes:
- the XRN2 gene encoding 5'-3' exoribonuclease 2, coding for MGVPAFFRWLSRKYPSIIVNCVEEKAKECNGVKASVDTSKPNPNEVEFDNLYLDMNGIIHPCTHPEDKPAPKNEDEMMVAIFEYIDRIFNIVRPRRLLYMAIDGVAPRAKMNQQRSRRFRASKEGMEAAEEKQKIRQEILAKGGILPPEEVKERFDSNCITPGTEFMDNLAKCLRYYIADRLNSDPGWKNLTVILSDASAPGEGEHKIMDYIRRQRAQPNHDPNTHHCLCGADADLIMLGLATHEPHFTIIREEFKPNKPKPCALCNQMGHEVKDCQGLPREKQGKHDQFADSLPASEQEFIFIRLCVLREYLERELTMASLPFTFDFERSVDDWVFMCFFVGNDFLPHLPSLEIREGAIDRLVNIYKNVVHKTGGYLTESGFVNLQRVQMIMLAVGEVEDSIFKKRKDDDDNFKRRQKEKKKRMKRDHPSFIPGGQFSPQALGNRSSPQAISNPRQTAFEMRMHDRQNSTMSSPNTSLNSDGSPSPARGIKRKSEDSDSEPEPEDNIRLWESGWKQRYYKNKFDVDASDEKFRRKVVQSYVEGLCWVLRYYYQGCASWNWYYPFHYAPFASDFEGIADMPSDFEKGSKPFKPLEQLMGVFPAASGNFLPPTWRKLMTDPESSIIDFYPEDFAIDLNGKKYAWQGVALLPFVDERRLRAALEEVYPDLTPEENRRNSLGGDVLFVGKHHPLCDFIVEQYKSKNTEPVDMPPELCYGIQGKLTPNENAVLPDKTVESPVPMLRDLTQNSAVSISFKDPQFDEDFIFKATVLPGAKKPPPVLKPGDWEKTNNDGRPWRPQLGFNRDRKPVHLDQSAFRTLGHAMPRERGMPGMYANAVPLGAYGSPYTRPLMSGQQQIPKLLSNLRPQESWRGPTPLFQQAPQRTAGAAPLLAWNRMLPAQSQYPPGQYQGLGGPMSYPQRPEDRMDRGRQAYGPGRPYLLPPPSGRYSWN